Proteins encoded in a region of the Diabrotica undecimpunctata isolate CICGRU chromosome 10, icDiaUnde3, whole genome shotgun sequence genome:
- the LOC140452285 gene encoding uncharacterized protein, producing MFKYVALLIVILSYTENIAASWDQDINCPSICTCHLEHLTETAISRFMQKHKEKPIPGEIGTMENNDVLSEDTLDTVELLEEHGPTIIRSAICILQTETNPPDLISDLPDNIESLTIIQGYESGNKTIKMSFMKKFTQLMTLELVGPNLQNRPLNSYLICEIDAAIDNLKYLNLERVLIRNSKEQIMKFLKQVNEENITFEYPQKFELNNHVITLVKKTTNDEIVPYDVFIKEREATGETPIFMGFKKLLLLRINNCDLNHINWEMFDGLHDLQYLLLEKNNLKVIPPFAFHGTPNLKTLSLAHNNLLDIQITDLAGLLQLEYIDLSYNNFTQLSELSFPPFPNLKLANFANNPINTIFSNTFEVMNTTNSLIIGSELIALTLVTNSLLGLEELQKLTLNNLQLSVLKRDLFSGMPKLNELILTGNITRIEYDAFLEIKQIKTLVLSNCQIVNISMDGFMGLSALQYLDLSQNLLEMVPPGTFDHLLNIKELYLNGNRFKQLPRDIFSRIHPKLLRLNENPWHCSCDMSEWKPMIVNKVKQGILKPCEYSNDKGISCTKDNMFTYKYIYENKIAPKCSQPEQFLNWNVFHAMRRILKCTDYRPKLRKRFRNSTVASQNFTDMITATPTPFVNLTKLEKLRYKLKKHNILKHKSPLHMSQKSIEINESNDSLGGNDNSNYESNNEITNSIESIEIHRKPLRRRKMKKRFRKLRQKHNDISNDI from the coding sequence GTTTTATCTGAAGACACATTAGATACTGTTGAACTGTTAGAAGAACATGGGCCGACAATTATCCGTTCAGCAATCTGCATCTTACAAACCGAAACAAATCCTCCGGACCTAATATCAGATCTTCCCGATAACATTGAAAGCTTAACCATCATCCAAGGGTATGAATCTGGCAACAAAACTATCAAAATGAGTTTTATGAAGAAGTTTACACAGCTGATGACCCTAGAACTGGTAGGACCTAACCTTCAAAATCGCCCTCTTAATAGTTATTTAATTTGTGAAATAGACGCTGCTATTGACAATTTGAAGTACTTAAATTTAGAGAGAGTTTTGATAAGAAATTCTAAAGAGCaaataatgaaatttttaaaacagGTAAATGAGGAGAATATTACGTTTGAATATCCTCAAAAGTTTGAACTAAATAATCATGTCATTACGTTAGTTAAAAAGACCACAAATGATGAAATAGTTCCTTACGATGTTTTTATAAAAGAGAGGGAAGCTACGGGGGAAACCCCAATATTTATGggctttaaaaaattattgttattaagaATTAACAACTGTGATTTAAATCATATCAATTGGGAAATGTTTGACGGCCTTCACGACTTACAGTAtcttttattagaaaaaaataacttaaaagtaATTCCTCCGTTTGCATTCCATGGAACTCctaatttaaaaacattatcaCTAGCTCATAATAATCTTTTAGATATACAGATCACAGATTTAGCCGGCCTTCTGCAATTAGAGTATATAGATCTCAGCTACAACAACTTTACCCAACTTTCTGAGCTATCTTTTCCTCCTTTTCCTAATTTAAAACTCGCCAATTTTGCTAACAATCCGATAAATACCATTTTCTCGAATACATTCGAAGTTATGAACACCACAAATTCGTTAATCATAGGTAGTGAATTAATAGCGCTTACTTTGGTGACGAATTCTCTATTAGGTTTAGAGGAGTTGCAAAAGCTTACTTTAAATAACTTACAACTTTCTGTGTTAAAAAGAGACCTCTTCAGTGGAATGCCAAAGCTAAACGAACTTATATTAACTGGGAATATAACAAGAattgagtatgatgcatttttagagataaaacaaattaaaacactGGTATTAAGTAATTGTCAAATAGTTAATATATCTATGGATGGTTTCATGGGTCTGAGTGCTTTACAATACTTAGATTTGTCACAAAATTTATTGGaaatggttcctcctggaacttTCGATCACTTATTGAATATAAAAGAGTTGTATTTAAATGGAAATCGATTTAAACAACTGCCTAGAGACATTTTTTCAAGAATACATCCAAAACTGTTGAGGCTGAACGAAAATCCTTGGCACTGCTCTTGCGATATGAGTGAATGGAAGCCTATGATAGTAAACAAAGTGAAGCAGGGAATTTTGAAACCATGTGAGTACAGCAACGATAAAGGAATATCGTGTACTAAAGACAATATGTTcacttataaatatatttatgaaaataaaatagcCCCTAAATGCTCACAACCTGAACAGTTTCTAAATTGGAATGTTTTTCACGCAATGAGACGCATTTTGAAGTGCACAGATTACCGGCCTAAACTAAGAAAACGGTTTAGAAATTCCACAGTCGCATCTCAAAACTTTACCGATATGATCACCGCTACCCCCACCCCCTTTGTCAATTTAACTAAACTTGAAAAACTTAGGTACAAACTCAAAAAACATAACATTCTTAAGCATAAGAGTCCATTGCATATGTCTCAAAAATCTATTGAAATTAATGAAAGCAACGATAGCCTCGGAGGAAATGACAACAGCAATTATGAAAGCAATAATGAAATTACCAACTCAATTGAGTCAATCGAAATACACAGAAAAccattaagaagaagaaaaatgaaaaagcGATTCAGAAAACTAAGACAAAAACATAATGATATTAGTAATgatatttaa